The Rhizobium leguminosarum region GTGGCTGAGAGTTATAACGGCCCGCGGCAGGTGACGGCCACGGCGCAGCGTCATGGGATCACGCGCTGGCAGTTGAATGCCTGGCGCAGGGCCGCCCGGGAAGGACGGCTTGTCCACCGCTCGACAAACGGGTTTGTTCCAGCGATCGTCGTTGCCGAGCCGGTTGTTGCGAACACGCCACCTGCGGCGACTGTCGCTGTGCCGCCGCCTGTCAGCGACCACGGTCGCATGGAGGTGGTGAGTGCGAACGACCGGCGTGTGATCGTCGGTCGGGATGTCGACGTGGACGTCCTGCTGCGGATTATGCGGGGTCTGGAGACGTTGCGATGAACCCGTTTCCGATGGGAACGGGTGTCAAGGTTTGGTTGTCGACCGGACATACAGACATGCGGTGCGGCTTTCCTTCGCTAGCCCTTCGGGTGCAGGAAGTGTTGAAGCATGACCCGCTGGGCGGTCATCTGTTCTGCTTCCGGGGCCGCCGAGGTGATCTGGTAAAATTGATCTGGCATGATGGCCAGGGCGCATGCCTGTTCACGAAAAAATTGGAACGCGGCCGGTTTATCTGGCCGAATGTAGAGGGCGGCGCGGTGGCAATCACGCCGGCGCAGCTTTCTTATTTGCTCGACTACGCATTTTGATGCCCCTCCTGGTGAGGCTGAATGATTCTCAGATCGAGGTGATTAATGGTGCGGTTACGAAGGTCGCGAACCGCGTTGACGATCGCTGGGGAATTTTGGAACAAATATGCTCCGGTTGACTGCTGGTCGATGAGCAGGCGCTTCCGCCTGATTTGGACGTAAATCCAATTGACAGGAATATCGAGCCTGGCGGCCAGTTGTACGGCGCTGAGCAAAGTAGGTTCGTGTGTCCATCTGTTGCGCTGCGCCTTTGCCTTGATGCCCGCTGCAAGGCGGAGGCGTTGCACTGTGATCGGCAAAACCTTGTCTTCGCAATTGGGTGAATGGTGTCCTTCGCGCGTCAGTATTTCAGCGATTTGATCGTCGGGCACGCCCGTCAGAGCGAGCTCCAGCAGACGCGCGCGCAGTTCTTCACCGCGCGTGAGCTTGGCGACGGAATTGACTTTCATTTTGACGTGGAGATCAGTCACGGCGCCGCCACGCCACACGATCCTCGCCAAAGCAACGTCGCGCTCACCGCGGTCAAGTACGACTTTTTCGACAAGGCACCGCAATAGTGCCTTGCGATGAGCGTCGGTCGTCGCATCGTTGGCCCAGATTTGGGGAAGGCTATCGAATAACGCAACGACCTTGTTGTTGAGGTCTTTGCTAAACCCACTGCGCTTGGCGGGTTCAGTCGATGCTCGTTGGGCAACGGCATCTTCAGCAGCGCGAAGTTCGCTCAACGCTGCTTCCCATCGACGCTCGAGTTCGGAGGCGACCAGACGATTATCAGGGTCAACGCGATTGAACTGGCGTTCTGCCAGCGCCGCGGCGTAGCGCTTGCGCTCAAGCTCCCGTTCAGCGCCAGCGCGCAAGGCCTTGTTGACCTGCTGTTGTGCCTGCCGAGCCCGCGCTAGCGCGTCAAGCTCCCCAGGCGCCAACGCGGCCAGGAAAGCGTCCGCCACAGCTGCATCGATCTGAGCCGCACGGACACGCTGGCAGTCCGGCAGGCCAGAGTGGGAATGCAGGTGGTTGCAAGCATACTCTCCGCCACCTTTATAGCGGACGTACATCTTGTAGCCACATCGCCCGCACCAGGCGATGCCGTGCAACAGCAATTCGCCATCACGGGGAGCTCCCCTGGTTTTGGCACGCATGTATTCGGCTCTGTTGTCTCGCACAATATCGCGGATCTTCTCATAGGTTGACCAGTCGATGTAGTGGGGGTAGCGATCCTTCACGATGATCCGCCAGTCTTTAATATCCTTGGGTGTTTTCGCCTCTGAACCGCCGTCACGCCCGGCGGCGCGAAAGCGGGTCCGTCCATAAACGAAGGCACCGGCGTAGGCGGGATTCTTCAAGATCCGGGCCACCGCCGAGACCGTTGCTCGCGCCCAGCGTAGTTCGCCAAACCGGTCGCGGCGCGGCAGGGGAAGGTCCCGATCATTTAGGACGCGCATGACCTTGGCGACGGTCCGGAACTTCAGGAATGTCCGGAACACAAGCTCCAGCCGTTCCTGAACACCTAGATCAGGATCTTTTACGACCACCCCGCTCGCATCGCGCACCAAACCAACCGGCAGCATGAGGGCAAGCTCGCCGCGCTCAGCCTTGGCAAGCAGACCTGCGGTCAAACGGCTCCGGATTGTATGCAGCTCAAGCTCTGAGATGGTTCCCTTCAGACCGAGAAGCAAACGACCATTGGCGCTGCCGGGATCATAGACGCCATCGCGATCGGCAATGAGGCAGCCGCGCAGGCCGCAGATATCAAGCAGCGGATACCAATCCGAACAGTTGCGAGCAAGTCGGGTCACGTCGATCGACAGGATCAAACCGATCTCACTCAGACCAACCCGTCCGACGAGTTCCTTAAAGCCGTTCCTGCCGGTCGTAGAGGCCCCACTGATGCCGAGATCGGCATCGATAACGTCAATATCGGCTTCATGCCAGCCAAGTTCACGAGCGCGCTCGCGGAGCGCGTACTGTAGCCGTAGGCTCTCTTGATTGCTTATGACTTGATGCGGTGTCGACTGACGGACGTAAACAACCGCTCTGCGTGCCAGATGGGTGGGCTTGACCAGTTCGGACTTCATGACATACCTCCGCCAGAACTGCGGCGACGTCGTCGAGAATCTGACGCCGCAACGCGGGTGATAACGTCGCCCACAGGTTCTTCGGTTCGATCATCATGACCTTCGAGAGTTTCCGCCACCGCGATAAGATCCCGAACTGCCTCAACGCTAAGTTTAATCTGATTCGTGGCTTCGACATATCCCTGTGTCGCTGACACGGGTATCAGCAAGGTCGATCCACCACGATGTTCAACCTCATACGACGGCGCGAAGTTGCCGCCTCTACGTCCCACCTCACGGATTACATTAAAGGAGCGTCCAAATAACGGATGGCTCGGATCCAGCACCTCGATCTTGTCCGGTGATGATTCGTCAGACTCACAAGCAGGGATATTTCTGTAGGCCGTCGCTGTCCGGAATTGACTGGCGAGCCCCTCAGGAAACCTGGCGCCCGACGCGGGTTTGAACGTCTTTTGCATTGAATTTGTTGGATAAATATGCTTCTATGACAGCATGTCGTTACCGCCTCTCTCACTGCCGGACGATCTTGCCAGCGCCCACGCCGCGTTGCTGGCGGAACGCGAGGCGCGGATACGCGCTGAGGCTGAAGCGAGCAGTGCAAAAGCAAAACTTTCCGGCATTGAGGCGCTCAACGCCCATCTGCAATTGCTGATCGCCAAGTTGGAGCGCGACAAACACGGTCCGAGCCGGGAGCGCACCCAGCGGCTGATCGACCAGATGGAATTGCAGCTTGAGGAACTGGTCGCTGATGCGACCGAGGATGAGCTTGCGTCAGAGGCGGCCTCAGCGAAAACACAGACCGTTCGTGCCTTCACCCGCAAGCGCCCGGTGCGCAAACCCTGGCCAGAAAATATTGAGCGCGAACGTCTCGTCGTCGACGCGCCGACCGCCTGCACCCATTGTGGCAGCGAGCGTCTGTCGAAGCTTGGTGAGGATACTACCGAGACGCTGGAGGAGGTCCCGCGCCGCTTCAAGATCGTCGAAACCGTCCGGGAGAAATTTACCTGCCGGGACTGTGGCTGCATCAGCCAGGCGCCGGCGCCTTTCCATGCCACGTCGCGCGGCTTCCTTGGCCCCAACCTTCTTTCCACGATCGTCTTCGACAAATTCTCCGAGCATCAGCCCCTGAACCGCCAAAGTCGCCGGTTCCGCAGCGAGGGGATTGATCTGTCAACCCAGACGCTCGCCGACCAGGTTGGCTACGTCAGCGCCGCCGTCAAGCCACTCTTCGATATGATCGAAACCCACGTGTTTGCGGCCGAGCGCCTCCACGGCGATGACACCACCATCCCGATCCTGGCCAAGGGGCAGTGCATTACCGGCCGCATATGGACTTACGTTTGCGACGACCGGCCATTTGGCGGGCAGTCGCCGCCGGCTGCCGTCTTCTACGCCTCCAGCGACCGGCGTGGCGAACATCCGCAACGACATTTGGCCGAGTTCACCGGCATCCTGCAGGCCGATTGCTACAATGGCTTCAATCCGCTCTTCGACCGGAGCAGGAAACAAATCCCGGTAACGCCAGCCTTCTGTTTTGCCCATGCGCGGCGAAAGTTCTTCGAGCTGGCCGATGTCTCTCGCAGTGCCCGGCGGGGCAAGGGCTTGAGGCCTGTCTCTGCGACGGCGCTGGAAGCGGTCAAACGCATCGATGCGCTGTTTGACATCGAGCGCGACATCAACGGCAAAAGCGCCGAAGAGCGCCTTGCCGTGCGCCAGGAAAAGAGCAAGCCGCTGCTCGACGAACTGGAGGCTTGGTTCAGGCTGGAACTCGAAGGCCTGTCGCGATCCTCACCGGTGATTGAACCCATCAACTATATGCTGTCGCGCTGGGCCGACTTTGCCAGATACGCCGACGACGGCAGGATCTGCATGACGAATAACGCGGCGGAAAGAGCCCTGCGCGGGGTTGCATGTGGAAGAAAAAACTGGAGCTTCGCCGGATCCGAGCGGGGCGCCGACCGGGCGGCCATCATGCTGACCCTTATTACGACGGCCCGCCTCAACGACATCGACCCGAAGGCTTGGCTCGCAGATGTGCTGACGCGCATCGCAGATCTTCCCGTCTCCCGCCTGCGTGAGCTCTTGCCTTGGGAATGGAAGAGGATCAAGGCGGTGGCGATATCGGTTGCCGCGTAAACAGCGTCCGAAACAGCTCCTCCGACCGCCGCAGACCCTCGTCCGTCAGCACCAGCGACTTCGACTTGTTCACCGGGTCGCCGATCATGCCCTTCTGATGCAAGCGATCCGTCGTTGCCCAGTCAAAGCCCTTCCAGGCACAACGCTCGTTATGCAGCGTTAGCCACAACAGCGCCAAAACGGCATCGTCGATCTTGTCCTCATCGATCTCCATGAACCCGACGTTACCACGCGAACCCCATTAAGTCCTGCGGCCCACCTCGGATGGATACGATCAAGCTGGCTCTCAGGCCGCTTTTCGTTTGAAGGGATTGCGTTAGAAAACCATCTCTGCCGGTGCTTATCTGCTACCGACCAAATAGGCTTCGACCGCTATTACCGTCCCGGGTCTCGGGGGCATGCCTATGGGTTAATCGTGGTCTGTCAGGGAGTAAATCTACTCATTTACGTCACCCAGAAATGATTATAGCTCAATTCGTGTCTCCAACACTCGCCTCAGTTGGAGCTGGGCCAAGAAGCGGTCCAAATGATTGGACTAGTCCTGGCGTCAAGATTGAAAATCAGCGGAAAGGGAGAATCAAATGTCCTTGCATGTCAGCTACGTAGACAAGGAAATGACGGATCATGCCCGTGCATCACAGCCGGGAAGCGCGGCGCTTGCCCAAGGAACGCAATATTCGTTGCTGTTGAAGAATCAATCGGCGCAACCTTGGACCTTCTATGTCTATCAAAAGATGCCTCAACCTGTTGCCAATGTCTTCTCCTTGGCATGGTTCTGCTCTCCGTATCAAATTCGGGTTGGCAATCAAATCAAGTTGACCTGCCACTGAAGTTTCATCCGGCTGCGATTAGAGCCTCGGCGGGTTTGAATACGCCAAATGGCGCGGTGGGAGCAACCGGCGGAAACGCGAAGCTTTCATCTTGCGCAGCGTTGGAGCCGGTTGCGGCGATGATCCCGGCGTAGCCTGCCGGGGTCTGGTATCCGAGCGACGAGTGTGGCCGGAAATGGTTATAGTCGTCAGCCCATTCAGCAATGGCGCTGCGGGCATGATCGAGGCCGAAGAAGAGGCTCTCGTTGAGCAACTCGTCGCGCATCCGGCCGTTGAAACTCTCGACATAGCCGTTCTGCATTGGCTTCCCCGGCGCGATATAGTGCCACTCGACCTTGTGATCCCTCGACCAGGCGAGGATGGCATTCGACGTTAGTTCGGTGCCGTTGTCGGAGACAATCATTCCGGGCTTGCCGCGTCGTTCGATCAGCGTCGTCAGTTCTCGGGCGACACGTCGACCAGAGATCGACGTGTCCGGGACCGCTGCCAGGCATTCGCGCGTCACGTCATCGACAATGTTGAGCACGCGGAAGCGTCTGCCGCAGGCGAACTGGTCATGCACGAAGTCCAGCGACCAGCGGGCATTGGCCTTCGCTTCAACCAGGATCGGCGCACGTGTGCCGACCGCACGCCGCCTGGCTTTCCGCTTGCGAACGGAAAGACCTTCCTCGCGATAGAGCCGGTAGATGCGATTGACCCCGGACGGCTCTCCGTCCCGCCGAAGCAGGACAAACAGCCGACGGTAGCCGAAACGACGCCGCTCATTGGCGAGGTCGCGCAGCTTCGTCCGCAGTTCAACCTCCGGCGGTCGGCTTGACCGGTAACGGATCATCTTGCGGTCGGCGGATATAATCTGGCAGGCCCGCCGCTCCGAAAGACCCATGACGGCCTTCAGATGCGTGACGGCGTCACGCTGGGCGGCAGGCCCTACCATTTTTTTGCAAGAAGCTCGCGGAGCGCGGCTGCATCAAGCATCTGCTCGGCCAGCAACTTCTTTAGCCTCGCATTCTCGTCCTCAAGCGCCTTCAGACGCTTCGCTTCGGAGACTTCCATGCCGCCGTATTTGGCTTTCCAATTATAAAACGTTGCTTCTGAAATCCCGTGCTTGCGGCAGAGATCGGCTGCCTTCGCACCCGCCTCCTGTTCCTTCAGCACCGCAATAATCTGCTCTTCCGTAAATCTCTGCTTCTTCATATGTCCGTCCTCAATGGTCCGGACTCTAATCCATTCTGGAGGAAATTCTCAGTGGCAGGTCAAAGTTCACTTGGGAGCTCGCCTATAATTTCGTCTGGAGCGACACGGGACAACTGATTCCTGGCGTGGACTTTTTTGCCTCCGGGGTGGAGGACTGCAGCCCCAGCGGGAAAAACACCACTACTTTTTCACTAAGTGGTGGACCCGGCCTGACCGTGCCGATCAAGGCGGATCCTGCAGGATCACTGGTCATCAACGATGCTGGCA contains the following coding sequences:
- the tnpA gene encoding IS66-like element accessory protein TnpA translates to MDLMNDLTGHFSRMEIVDSGRRRRFTDEGKLAIVAESYNGPRQVTATAQRHGITRWQLNAWRRAAREGRLVHRSTNGFVPAIVVAEPVVANTPPAATVAVPPPVSDHGRMEVVSANDRRVIVGRDVDVDVLLRIMRGLETLR
- the tnpB gene encoding IS66 family insertion sequence element accessory protein TnpB (TnpB, as the term is used for proteins encoded by IS66 family insertion elements, is considered an accessory protein, since TnpC, encoded by a neighboring gene, is a DDE family transposase.), which encodes MNPFPMGTGVKVWLSTGHTDMRCGFPSLALRVQEVLKHDPLGGHLFCFRGRRGDLVKLIWHDGQGACLFTKKLERGRFIWPNVEGGAVAITPAQLSYLLDYAF
- a CDS encoding recombinase family protein, with the translated sequence MKSELVKPTHLARRAVVYVRQSTPHQVISNQESLRLQYALRERARELGWHEADIDVIDADLGISGASTTGRNGFKELVGRVGLSEIGLILSIDVTRLARNCSDWYPLLDICGLRGCLIADRDGVYDPGSANGRLLLGLKGTISELELHTIRSRLTAGLLAKAERGELALMLPVGLVRDASGVVVKDPDLGVQERLELVFRTFLKFRTVAKVMRVLNDRDLPLPRRDRFGELRWARATVSAVARILKNPAYAGAFVYGRTRFRAAGRDGGSEAKTPKDIKDWRIIVKDRYPHYIDWSTYEKIRDIVRDNRAEYMRAKTRGAPRDGELLLHGIAWCGRCGYKMYVRYKGGGEYACNHLHSHSGLPDCQRVRAAQIDAAVADAFLAALAPGELDALARARQAQQQVNKALRAGAERELERKRYAAALAERQFNRVDPDNRLVASELERRWEAALSELRAAEDAVAQRASTEPAKRSGFSKDLNNKVVALFDSLPQIWANDATTDAHRKALLRCLVEKVVLDRGERDVALARIVWRGGAVTDLHVKMKVNSVAKLTRGEELRARLLELALTGVPDDQIAEILTREGHHSPNCEDKVLPITVQRLRLAAGIKAKAQRNRWTHEPTLLSAVQLAARLDIPVNWIYVQIRRKRLLIDQQSTGAYLFQNSPAIVNAVRDLRNRTINHLDLRIIQPHQEGHQNA
- the tnpC gene encoding IS66 family transposase — its product is MSLPPLSLPDDLASAHAALLAEREARIRAEAEASSAKAKLSGIEALNAHLQLLIAKLERDKHGPSRERTQRLIDQMELQLEELVADATEDELASEAASAKTQTVRAFTRKRPVRKPWPENIERERLVVDAPTACTHCGSERLSKLGEDTTETLEEVPRRFKIVETVREKFTCRDCGCISQAPAPFHATSRGFLGPNLLSTIVFDKFSEHQPLNRQSRRFRSEGIDLSTQTLADQVGYVSAAVKPLFDMIETHVFAAERLHGDDTTIPILAKGQCITGRIWTYVCDDRPFGGQSPPAAVFYASSDRRGEHPQRHLAEFTGILQADCYNGFNPLFDRSRKQIPVTPAFCFAHARRKFFELADVSRSARRGKGLRPVSATALEAVKRIDALFDIERDINGKSAEERLAVRQEKSKPLLDELEAWFRLELEGLSRSSPVIEPINYMLSRWADFARYADDGRICMTNNAAERALRGVACGRKNWSFAGSERGADRAAIMLTLITTARLNDIDPKAWLADVLTRIADLPVSRLRELLPWEWKRIKAVAISVAA
- a CDS encoding DUF6429 family protein — encoded protein: MEIDEDKIDDAVLALLWLTLHNERCAWKGFDWATTDRLHQKGMIGDPVNKSKSLVLTDEGLRRSEELFRTLFTRQPISPPP
- a CDS encoding IS3 family transposase (programmed frameshift); its protein translation is MKKQRFTEEQIIAVLKEQEAGAKAADLCRKHGISEATFYNWKAKYGGMEVSEAKRLKALEDENARLKKLLAEQMLDAAALRELLGKKMVGPAAQRDAVTHLKAVMGLSERRACQIISADRKMIRYRSSRPPEVELRTKLRDLANERRRFGYRRLFVLLRRDGEPSGVNRIYRLYREEGLSVRKRKARRRAVGTRAPILVEAKANARWSLDFVHDQFACGRRFRVLNIVDDVTRECLAAVPDTSISGRRVARELTTLIERRGKPGMIVSDNGTELTSNAILAWSRDHKVEWHYIAPGKPMQNGYVESFNGRMRDELLNESLFFGLDHARSAIAEWADDYNHFRPHSSLGYQTPAGYAGIIAATGSNAAQDESFAFPPVAPTAPFGVFKPAEALIAAG